A part of Vulpes vulpes isolate BD-2025 chromosome 15, VulVul3, whole genome shotgun sequence genomic DNA contains:
- the TMEM87A gene encoding transmembrane protein 87A isoform X2: protein MAAAAWLQVLPIILLLLGAQPSPLSFLGVGPAPVAAADRSKWHIPMPSGKNYFSFGKILFKNTTVFLKFDGEPCDVSLNITWYLKSADCYNEIYNFKGEEVETYLENLKEKKGLSGKYQTSSKLFQNCSELFKAQSFSGDSVHRLPLLGEKQEAKENGTNLTLTGDKTAMHDPLKTWQDAPYIFIVHIGFSSSKESSKENSLSNLFTMTVEVKGPYEYLTLEEYPLMIFFMVMCIVYVLFGVLWLAWSACYWRDLLRIQFWIGAVIFLGMLEKAVFYAEFQNIRYKGESVQGALILAELLSAVKRSLARTLVIIVSLGYGIVKPRLGVTLHKVVVAGALYLLFSGMEGVLRVTGAQTDLASLAFIPLAFLDTALCWWIFISLTQTMKLLKLRRNIVKLSLYRHFTNTLILAVAASIVFIIWTTMKFRIVTCQSDWRELWVDDAIWRLLFSMILFVIMVLWRPSANNQRFAFSPLSEEEEEDEQKEPMLKESFEGMKMRSTKQEPNGNSKVNKAQEDDLKWVEENVPSSVTDVALPALLDSDEERMITHFERSKME from the exons ATGGCGGCGGCTGCGTGGCTTCAGGTGCTGCCtatcattcttcttcttttggggGCTCAGCCGTCGCCACTGTCGTTTCTCGGTGTAGGGCCGGCACCTGTCGCCGCTGCCGACCGATCCAAGTGGCACATCCCCATGCCGTCG GGGAAAAactatttcagttttggaaagaTCCTGTTCAAAAATACCACTGTCTTCCTGAAAT TTGATGGAGAGCCTTGTGATGTATCTTTGAATATAACCTGGTATCTGAAAAGTGCTGATTGTTACAATGAAATCTACAACTTCAAG GGAGAAGAAGTGGAGACATATTTGGAAAAccttaaggaaaagaaaggcttGTCTGGGAAATACCAAACATCATCAAAGTTGTTCCAGAACTGCAGTGAACTCTTTAAAGCACAG AGCTTTTCTGGGGATTCTGTGCACCGATTGCCTCTCTTAGGAGAAAAACAGGAG gcTAAGGAGAATGGAACAAATCTTACCCTCACTGGGGATAAAACT gcAATGCATGATCCACTGAAAACTTGGCAAGATGCgccatacatttttattgtacATATTGGCTTTTCATCCTCAAAAGAATCCTCAAAAGAAAATTCACTTAGTAATCTTTTTACCA TGACTGTTGAAGTGAAGGGTCCCTATGAATATCTCACGCTTGAAGAATATCCGTTGATGATT TTTTTCATGGTGATGTGTATTGTATATGTCCTGTTTGGTGTTCTGTGGCTGGCATGGTCTGCCTGCTACTGGAGAGATCTCCTGAGAATTCAGTTTTGGATTGGTGCTGTCATCTTCTTGGGAATGCTTGAGAAAGCTGTCTTCTATGCAGAATTTCAGAACATCCGATACAAAGGAGAATCAG TTCAGGGTGCCCTGATCCTTGCAGAGCTGCTTTCAGCAGTTAAACGTTCACTGGCTCGAACCCTGGTCATCATAGTCAGCCTGGGATATGGCATAGTCAA GCCTCGCCTTGGAGTCACTCTTCACAAGGTTGTGGTAGCAGGAGCCCTCTATCTTTTGTTCTCTGGCATGGAAGGGGTCCTCAGAGTTACTGGG GCCCAGACTGATCTTGCTTCCTTGGCCTTTATCCCCTTGGCTTTCCTAGACACTGCCCTGTGCTGGTGGATAT TTATTAGCTTGACTCAAACAATGAAGCTGTTAAAACTTCGGAGGAACATTGTGAAACTCTCTTTGTACCGACATTTTACCAACACGCTTATCTTGGCAGTGGCAG CATCTATTGTATTTATCATCTGGACAACCATGAAGTTCAGGATAGTGACTTGTCAGTCG GATTGGCGAGAGCTTTGGGTCGATGATGCCATCTGGCGGTTGCTGTTCTCCATGATCCTCTTCGTCATCATGGTTCTCTGGCGACCATCTGCGAACAACCAGAG ATTTGCCTTTTCACCATTgtctgaggaagaggaagaggatgaacAAAAAGAACCTATGCTAAAAGAAAGCTTTG AAGGAATGAAAATGAGAAGTACTAAacaagaaccaaatggaaatagTAAAGTAAACAAAGCA CAGGAAGATGATTTGAAGTGGGTAGAAGAGAATGTTCCTTCTTCTGTGACAGATGT AGCACTTCCAGCCCTTCTGGATTCAGATGAG gAACGAATGATCACACACTTTGAAAGGTCCAAAATGGAGTAA
- the TMEM87A gene encoding transmembrane protein 87A isoform X1 produces MAAAAWLQVLPIILLLLGAQPSPLSFLGVGPAPVAAADRSKWHIPMPSGKNYFSFGKILFKNTTVFLKFDGEPCDVSLNITWYLKSADCYNEIYNFKGEEVETYLENLKEKKGLSGKYQTSSKLFQNCSELFKAQSFSGDSVHRLPLLGEKQEAKENGTNLTLTGDKTAMHDPLKTWQDAPYIFIVHIGFSSSKESSKENSLSNLFTMTVEVKGPYEYLTLEEYPLMIFFMVMCIVYVLFGVLWLAWSACYWRDLLRIQFWIGAVIFLGMLEKAVFYAEFQNIRYKGESVQGALILAELLSAVKRSLARTLVIIVSLGYGIVKPRLGVTLHKVVVAGALYLLFSGMEGVLRVTGAQTDLASLAFIPLAFLDTALCWWIFISLTQTMKLLKLRRNIVKLSLYRHFTNTLILAVAASIVFIIWTTMKFRIVTCQSDWRELWVDDAIWRLLFSMILFVIMVLWRPSANNQRFAFSPLSEEEEEDEQKEPMLKESFEGMKMRSTKQEPNGNSKVNKAQEDDLKWVEENVPSSVTDVALPALLDSDEERMITHFERSKME; encoded by the exons ATGGCGGCGGCTGCGTGGCTTCAGGTGCTGCCtatcattcttcttcttttggggGCTCAGCCGTCGCCACTGTCGTTTCTCGGTGTAGGGCCGGCACCTGTCGCCGCTGCCGACCGATCCAAGTGGCACATCCCCATGCCGTCG GGGAAAAactatttcagttttggaaagaTCCTGTTCAAAAATACCACTGTCTTCCTGAAAT TTGATGGAGAGCCTTGTGATGTATCTTTGAATATAACCTGGTATCTGAAAAGTGCTGATTGTTACAATGAAATCTACAACTTCAAG GGAGAAGAAGTGGAGACATATTTGGAAAAccttaaggaaaagaaaggcttGTCTGGGAAATACCAAACATCATCAAAGTTGTTCCAGAACTGCAGTGAACTCTTTAAAGCACAG AGCTTTTCTGGGGATTCTGTGCACCGATTGCCTCTCTTAGGAGAAAAACAGGAG gcTAAGGAGAATGGAACAAATCTTACCCTCACTGGGGATAAAACT gcAATGCATGATCCACTGAAAACTTGGCAAGATGCgccatacatttttattgtacATATTGGCTTTTCATCCTCAAAAGAATCCTCAAAAGAAAATTCACTTAGTAATCTTTTTACCA TGACTGTTGAAGTGAAGGGTCCCTATGAATATCTCACGCTTGAAGAATATCCGTTGATGATT TTTTTCATGGTGATGTGTATTGTATATGTCCTGTTTGGTGTTCTGTGGCTGGCATGGTCTGCCTGCTACTGGAGAGATCTCCTGAGAATTCAGTTTTGGATTGGTGCTGTCATCTTCTTGGGAATGCTTGAGAAAGCTGTCTTCTATGCAGAATTTCAGAACATCCGATACAAAGGAGAATCAG TTCAGGGTGCCCTGATCCTTGCAGAGCTGCTTTCAGCAGTTAAACGTTCACTGGCTCGAACCCTGGTCATCATAGTCAGCCTGGGATATGGCATAGTCAA GCCTCGCCTTGGAGTCACTCTTCACAAGGTTGTGGTAGCAGGAGCCCTCTATCTTTTGTTCTCTGGCATGGAAGGGGTCCTCAGAGTTACTGGG GCCCAGACTGATCTTGCTTCCTTGGCCTTTATCCCCTTGGCTTTCCTAGACACTGCCCTGTGCTGGTGG ATATTTATTAGCTTGACTCAAACAATGAAGCTGTTAAAACTTCGGAGGAACATTGTGAAACTCTCTTTGTACCGACATTTTACCAACACGCTTATCTTGGCAGTGGCAG CATCTATTGTATTTATCATCTGGACAACCATGAAGTTCAGGATAGTGACTTGTCAGTCG GATTGGCGAGAGCTTTGGGTCGATGATGCCATCTGGCGGTTGCTGTTCTCCATGATCCTCTTCGTCATCATGGTTCTCTGGCGACCATCTGCGAACAACCAGAG ATTTGCCTTTTCACCATTgtctgaggaagaggaagaggatgaacAAAAAGAACCTATGCTAAAAGAAAGCTTTG AAGGAATGAAAATGAGAAGTACTAAacaagaaccaaatggaaatagTAAAGTAAACAAAGCA CAGGAAGATGATTTGAAGTGGGTAGAAGAGAATGTTCCTTCTTCTGTGACAGATGT AGCACTTCCAGCCCTTCTGGATTCAGATGAG gAACGAATGATCACACACTTTGAAAGGTCCAAAATGGAGTAA
- the TMEM87A gene encoding transmembrane protein 87A isoform X3, which translates to MAAAAWLQVLPIILLLLGAQPSPLSFLGVGPAPVAAADRSKWHIPMPSGKNYFSFGKILFKNTTVFLKFDGEPCDVSLNITWYLKSADCYNEIYNFKGEEVETYLENLKEKKGLSGKYQTSSKLFQNCSELFKAQSFSGDSVHRLPLLGEKQEAKENGTNLTLTGDKTAMHDPLKTWQDAPYIFIVHIGFSSSKESSKENSLSNLFTMTVEVKGPYEYLTLEEYPLMIFFMVMCIVYVLFGVLWLAWSACYWRDLLRIQFWIGAVIFLGMLEKAVFYAEFQNIRYKGESVQGALILAELLSAVKRSLARTLVIIVSLGYGIVKPRLGVTLHKVVVAGALYLLFSGMEGVLRVTGAQTDLASLAFIPLAFLDTALCWWIFISLTQTMKLLKLRRNIVKLSLYRHFTNTLILAVAASIVFIIWTTMKFRIVTCQSDWRELWVDDAIWRLLFSMILFVIMVLWRPSANNQRFAFSPLSEEEEEDEQKEPMLKESFEGMKMRSTKQEPNGNSKVNKAEDDLKWVEENVPSSVTDVALPALLDSDEERMITHFERSKME; encoded by the exons ATGGCGGCGGCTGCGTGGCTTCAGGTGCTGCCtatcattcttcttcttttggggGCTCAGCCGTCGCCACTGTCGTTTCTCGGTGTAGGGCCGGCACCTGTCGCCGCTGCCGACCGATCCAAGTGGCACATCCCCATGCCGTCG GGGAAAAactatttcagttttggaaagaTCCTGTTCAAAAATACCACTGTCTTCCTGAAAT TTGATGGAGAGCCTTGTGATGTATCTTTGAATATAACCTGGTATCTGAAAAGTGCTGATTGTTACAATGAAATCTACAACTTCAAG GGAGAAGAAGTGGAGACATATTTGGAAAAccttaaggaaaagaaaggcttGTCTGGGAAATACCAAACATCATCAAAGTTGTTCCAGAACTGCAGTGAACTCTTTAAAGCACAG AGCTTTTCTGGGGATTCTGTGCACCGATTGCCTCTCTTAGGAGAAAAACAGGAG gcTAAGGAGAATGGAACAAATCTTACCCTCACTGGGGATAAAACT gcAATGCATGATCCACTGAAAACTTGGCAAGATGCgccatacatttttattgtacATATTGGCTTTTCATCCTCAAAAGAATCCTCAAAAGAAAATTCACTTAGTAATCTTTTTACCA TGACTGTTGAAGTGAAGGGTCCCTATGAATATCTCACGCTTGAAGAATATCCGTTGATGATT TTTTTCATGGTGATGTGTATTGTATATGTCCTGTTTGGTGTTCTGTGGCTGGCATGGTCTGCCTGCTACTGGAGAGATCTCCTGAGAATTCAGTTTTGGATTGGTGCTGTCATCTTCTTGGGAATGCTTGAGAAAGCTGTCTTCTATGCAGAATTTCAGAACATCCGATACAAAGGAGAATCAG TTCAGGGTGCCCTGATCCTTGCAGAGCTGCTTTCAGCAGTTAAACGTTCACTGGCTCGAACCCTGGTCATCATAGTCAGCCTGGGATATGGCATAGTCAA GCCTCGCCTTGGAGTCACTCTTCACAAGGTTGTGGTAGCAGGAGCCCTCTATCTTTTGTTCTCTGGCATGGAAGGGGTCCTCAGAGTTACTGGG GCCCAGACTGATCTTGCTTCCTTGGCCTTTATCCCCTTGGCTTTCCTAGACACTGCCCTGTGCTGGTGG ATATTTATTAGCTTGACTCAAACAATGAAGCTGTTAAAACTTCGGAGGAACATTGTGAAACTCTCTTTGTACCGACATTTTACCAACACGCTTATCTTGGCAGTGGCAG CATCTATTGTATTTATCATCTGGACAACCATGAAGTTCAGGATAGTGACTTGTCAGTCG GATTGGCGAGAGCTTTGGGTCGATGATGCCATCTGGCGGTTGCTGTTCTCCATGATCCTCTTCGTCATCATGGTTCTCTGGCGACCATCTGCGAACAACCAGAG ATTTGCCTTTTCACCATTgtctgaggaagaggaagaggatgaacAAAAAGAACCTATGCTAAAAGAAAGCTTTG AAGGAATGAAAATGAGAAGTACTAAacaagaaccaaatggaaatagTAAAGTAAACAAAGCA GAAGATGATTTGAAGTGGGTAGAAGAGAATGTTCCTTCTTCTGTGACAGATGT AGCACTTCCAGCCCTTCTGGATTCAGATGAG gAACGAATGATCACACACTTTGAAAGGTCCAAAATGGAGTAA